A genomic window from Vagococcus entomophilus includes:
- a CDS encoding ABC transporter ATP-binding protein: MTNVLNIRNISKVYGKGHTEVQALKQGDFSMKQGEFVALIGPSGSGKSTFLSLVAGLEQPTTGHVEIGSTDLAKIKEKERVRLRFQQIGFILQNANLVPFLKVKDQLHLIEKIDATKKNPNKKEELIQSLEIAHLLESYPRDLSGGEKQRVAIACSLYHDPKIILADEPTASLDTDRAFEVVNILAKEAKTQNKAILMVTHDERLLKFCDRVVKIEDGTLKNSN, translated from the coding sequence ATGACAAATGTCTTAAACATACGAAATATTTCAAAAGTATACGGAAAAGGGCACACTGAGGTACAGGCGTTAAAACAAGGTGACTTTTCAATGAAGCAAGGAGAATTTGTGGCATTGATTGGACCATCTGGTTCTGGTAAAAGTACATTTTTATCTCTTGTGGCCGGACTGGAACAACCAACAACTGGACATGTTGAAATTGGAAGCACTGATTTAGCTAAAATAAAAGAAAAAGAGCGTGTTCGCTTACGTTTTCAACAAATTGGCTTTATTTTACAAAATGCCAACTTAGTCCCTTTTCTAAAAGTGAAAGACCAACTTCATTTGATTGAAAAAATTGATGCTACTAAAAAAAATCCGAACAAAAAAGAAGAATTGATCCAAAGCTTAGAGATTGCTCATCTGCTTGAGAGTTATCCTCGTGATTTATCTGGGGGCGAAAAACAACGAGTGGCAATCGCTTGTTCTTTATATCATGACCCTAAAATCATATTAGCCGATGAACCTACGGCAAGTTTGGATACAGATCGAGCTTTTGAGGTGGTCAATATTTTAGCTAAGGAAGCAAAAACACAAAATAAGGCGATTCTAATGGTCACACATGACGAACGACTCCTAAAATTTTGTGATCGTGTAGTCAAAATTGAAGATGGCACACTTAAAAACAGCAATTAA
- a CDS encoding ABC transporter permease: MFLGINEMKYTKAKYVLIILVIVMITWLIAILSGLANGLQQGNRLAVDQWQAKTVIVTKESNKNLNASSLTEKEASSLLNNQNIAAVAQAALAIRNDSSKDSTRTNTSFFGVSNQSFLRPKVTSGNLYQKKNEVVLSADLKEQGYKIGDKIYAGTYKTPLEIVGWTKKSTYNIVPVIYTSIETIQAIKGQDTLTQENKTINGLVVRKNGVTLSSSLKEKVVQLDVKSFIEALPGYQAQNLTLDTMIYFLIIIASFVIGIFIYIMTLQKTAMFGVLKVQGVPTNYLVKSVISQTGILAVLGVAIGLILTAITVQFLPNSMPYTTNYLALGLNSLLLIIIALLGGFISTRTIKNIDPLVAIGG, encoded by the coding sequence ATGTTTTTAGGAATCAATGAAATGAAGTACACAAAAGCCAAGTATGTGCTCATCATCTTAGTGATTGTTATGATCACTTGGTTAATTGCTATTCTCTCAGGGTTAGCCAATGGACTGCAGCAAGGAAATCGCTTGGCTGTAGACCAGTGGCAAGCCAAAACGGTCATTGTCACAAAGGAGTCGAATAAAAACTTAAATGCTTCTTCACTAACGGAAAAAGAGGCTTCCAGTCTTCTCAACAACCAAAACATTGCTGCTGTTGCACAAGCTGCTTTGGCCATTAGAAATGACTCGAGTAAAGACTCAACGAGAACCAATACCAGCTTCTTTGGTGTAAGTAATCAAAGCTTTTTAAGACCAAAGGTGACATCGGGTAATCTCTATCAAAAGAAGAATGAAGTTGTTCTTTCAGCAGATTTAAAAGAGCAAGGATACAAAATTGGGGATAAAATTTATGCTGGGACCTATAAAACGCCGCTAGAAATAGTCGGTTGGACCAAAAAAAGCACCTACAATATTGTACCGGTAATTTATACATCTATCGAGACCATCCAGGCAATCAAAGGGCAAGACACTCTTACTCAAGAAAATAAAACCATTAACGGACTAGTAGTCCGTAAAAATGGCGTCACACTTTCCTCTTCTTTAAAAGAAAAAGTCGTACAGCTTGATGTAAAAAGCTTCATTGAAGCGCTCCCGGGTTATCAGGCACAAAATCTAACTCTTGATACCATGATTTACTTTTTAATTATCATTGCTTCTTTTGTGATTGGAATCTTTATCTATATTATGACTTTACAAAAAACAGCAATGTTTGGTGTCTTAAAGGTTCAAGGAGTTCCAACCAACTATCTTGTAAAATCGGTAATTAGTCAAACAGGGATATTGGCTGTTTTAGGGGTAGCCATTGGCTTAATTTTAACTGCAATTACCGTTCAGTTTTTACCAAATAGCATGCCCTACACCACGAATTACCTAGCACTTGGATTAAACAGTCTTTTGCTCATTATCATTGCACTACTTGGAGGGTTTATCTCCACAAGAACGATCAAAAATATTGACCCACTTGTTGCGATAGGAGGATAA
- a CDS encoding TetR/AcrR family transcriptional regulator: protein MTEKGNSRKKDWERTHQTILAVASSLFMEKGYRLTSTREIAKKCDITQPNLYHHFSNKKEIYLAVIEALTKEVKTALLTILNKGLTLENSLREMIDILLEKHPTNLFKMLQDMSNELDTSEQKLMYLWFHETYISSFIQLFAQVKTSPKLKQRVSDEQAASFLLYNVSALMEVQQTYQKKQSQQKINEMIDMMLYGLYQTSENHESERVNP, encoded by the coding sequence ATGACGGAAAAAGGAAATTCTAGAAAAAAAGATTGGGAAAGAACGCATCAAACCATTCTAGCTGTTGCCTCTTCTTTATTTATGGAAAAAGGCTATCGCTTGACATCTACTCGAGAAATTGCCAAAAAATGTGATATTACACAGCCCAATCTCTATCATCATTTTTCAAATAAGAAAGAAATTTACCTAGCAGTTATAGAAGCACTCACAAAAGAAGTGAAAACTGCACTCCTAACCATATTAAACAAAGGCTTAACATTAGAGAATAGTTTGCGGGAAATGATTGATATTTTACTAGAAAAACATCCAACTAACCTATTTAAAATGTTACAAGATATGTCAAACGAATTAGATACAAGCGAGCAAAAACTAATGTATCTTTGGTTTCATGAAACCTATATTTCTAGTTTTATTCAGCTGTTTGCGCAGGTAAAAACAAGCCCTAAATTAAAACAGCGTGTCAGCGATGAGCAAGCCGCAAGTTTTTTATTATATAACGTGAGCGCTCTTATGGAAGTGCAGCAGACGTATCAAAAAAAGCAAAGTCAGCAAAAAATTAATGAAATGATTGATATGATGCTGTACGGACTATATCAAACAAGTGAAAACCACGAAAGCGAAAGAGTGAATCCCTGA
- a CDS encoding NCS2 family permease, with amino-acid sequence MEKFFKLKENNTDIGTEITAGVTTFFAMSYILFVNPAVLSLTGMPFQAVFLATIIAAVIGTLVMGLFANVPYAQAPGMGLNAFFTYTVVKGLGYSFEEALAMVFLCGLINIFITVTSIRKLIIRSIPETLQHAIGGGIGIFVAYVGLKNAGLLSFTIEAKPVNGAVNGNSIVPALANFNNPAIILAVIGLVLTTTLVILNVRGGILIGILATTIIGIPMGVVDLSQVGNSSSSLGQSFKDLGTTFGAAFGSNGLLSLFSDSSKIPQVLMTILAFSLSDTFDTIGTFIGTGRRTGIFSKEDELALENSHGMRSKMDKALFADAIATSVGAVFGTSNTTTYVESAAGIGVGGRTGLTSVVVAILFLLSSFLAPFISIVPAQATAPALILVGIMMLSSFKEIEWSNLEEAVPAFFISIFMGICYSISYGIAAGFIFFVLVKVIKGKSKDVSPILWVVTGLFILNFVILAIL; translated from the coding sequence ATGGAAAAGTTTTTTAAATTAAAGGAGAATAACACGGATATTGGAACTGAAATCACTGCTGGTGTAACAACATTCTTTGCTATGAGTTATATTTTATTTGTCAATCCAGCTGTTTTATCACTAACAGGAATGCCGTTTCAAGCTGTTTTCTTAGCTACCATTATTGCGGCGGTAATCGGTACTCTTGTGATGGGACTTTTTGCCAATGTACCCTATGCTCAAGCTCCGGGTATGGGCTTGAATGCATTTTTTACTTATACTGTTGTCAAAGGCTTAGGCTATTCTTTTGAGGAAGCACTCGCGATGGTATTTTTATGTGGATTAATTAATATTTTTATTACAGTTACAAGCATTCGAAAGTTAATTATTCGCTCAATTCCAGAAACCTTACAGCATGCGATTGGCGGAGGAATTGGCATATTTGTTGCGTATGTGGGCCTAAAAAATGCTGGCTTATTAAGTTTTACAATTGAAGCCAAGCCAGTAAATGGTGCCGTAAATGGAAATAGTATTGTTCCTGCACTTGCAAATTTTAATAATCCTGCTATTATTCTTGCTGTAATTGGATTGGTTCTAACGACTACTTTGGTTATCTTAAATGTTCGAGGCGGTATTTTGATTGGGATTTTGGCGACCACAATTATCGGAATCCCAATGGGCGTCGTTGATTTGAGCCAAGTTGGTAATTCCTCCAGCAGTTTGGGGCAATCTTTTAAAGATTTAGGCACAACATTTGGCGCCGCTTTTGGTTCGAATGGCCTTTTATCACTGTTTAGTGACAGTTCAAAAATTCCACAGGTGCTGATGACCATTTTAGCATTTAGTTTATCTGATACCTTCGATACAATCGGTACTTTCATCGGAACAGGTCGCAGAACGGGTATTTTTAGTAAAGAAGATGAATTGGCTCTTGAAAATAGCCATGGCATGCGTTCAAAAATGGATAAAGCTCTATTTGCAGATGCGATTGCGACTTCAGTTGGGGCTGTTTTTGGAACATCCAATACAACCACATATGTTGAAAGTGCTGCTGGAATTGGCGTAGGAGGAAGAACGGGTCTTACTTCTGTAGTCGTTGCCATCTTGTTCTTACTAAGCAGCTTCTTGGCTCCCTTTATTAGTATTGTCCCAGCACAAGCAACTGCGCCCGCACTTATCTTAGTCGGCATCATGATGTTGTCCTCGTTTAAAGAAATTGAATGGTCAAATTTAGAAGAAGCAGTTCCAGCATTTTTCATCTCAATCTTTATGGGGATTTGCTATAGTATTTCATATGGTATAGCCGCTGGTTTTATTTTCTTTGTACTGGTCAAAGTAATTAAAGGAAAGAGCAAGGATGTTTCCCCAATCCTTTGGGTCGTAACTGGCTTATTTATTTTAAATTTCGTTATTTTAGCCATTTTGTAG
- a CDS encoding GntR family transcriptional regulator, translated as MQINKQSNKPYYEQIVFGIKEDILKGILIPGDKIPSVRDMAALLLTNPNTVSKAYKELEAQDVILTVRGRGTFVKDSATSSPSSKQMDKIKTKLQEAVVEALYFEVPLEEIQSWVKQTIQEFGGEINGNY; from the coding sequence ATGCAGATTAACAAACAAAGCAACAAGCCTTACTATGAACAAATTGTTTTCGGCATTAAGGAGGATATCTTAAAAGGAATCTTAATCCCAGGAGATAAAATACCCTCAGTTCGAGACATGGCGGCGTTACTTCTAACTAATCCTAATACGGTGAGTAAAGCATATAAGGAGTTGGAAGCGCAAGATGTTATTTTAACAGTGCGAGGAAGAGGAACGTTTGTTAAAGATAGCGCAACCTCCAGTCCCTCTAGTAAACAGATGGATAAAATAAAAACGAAACTACAAGAAGCAGTTGTGGAAGCCCTCTATTTCGAGGTTCCTTTGGAAGAAATACAGTCATGGGTGAAACAAACAATACAGGAATTTGGAGGGGAAATAAATGGAAATTATTGA
- a CDS encoding ATP-binding cassette domain-containing protein, whose product MEIIDLSKKIEDKIVLSKINFTLEKGQIVGLLGRNGTGKTTLFRTITGEYLPDTGTIKIANRSLEVNRILKEKYFYLDTQYHALNPLTPKKIASFYQELYSSFDSTKFFELLDIYKLDINSKYKHLSKGTQGLFNMILAFSTNATYYFFDEPFDGLDVLVKKSVIQLLLKEASTGEKSIVISSHNLVELEALIDRVLILKGNQIIKDYTLDQTKEKMKKVQMVFSQKKIPAIVKENCKIVQVQGRVVIGIFPEITEYLQEKIDNEHPVLFEELPLNLEDLFVTELTEELDYKLFD is encoded by the coding sequence ATGGAAATTATTGATTTATCTAAAAAAATTGAGGACAAAATAGTGTTGTCAAAAATAAATTTTACACTAGAAAAAGGCCAAATCGTTGGTCTGTTAGGACGAAATGGTACCGGAAAAACGACACTCTTTCGGACAATTACAGGAGAGTATTTACCAGATACGGGTACAATAAAGATTGCGAATCGCTCTTTAGAAGTAAATCGTATTCTGAAAGAAAAATATTTTTATTTGGATACACAGTATCATGCATTAAATCCGCTCACCCCCAAAAAAATCGCATCTTTTTACCAGGAACTCTATTCTTCTTTTGATTCAACTAAGTTTTTTGAGTTGCTAGATATTTATAAGCTGGATATAAATAGTAAATATAAACACCTTTCTAAAGGGACGCAAGGATTATTCAACATGATTTTAGCTTTTTCAACTAATGCCACCTATTATTTTTTTGACGAACCTTTTGATGGTCTTGACGTGCTTGTCAAAAAAAGTGTCATTCAATTGCTTTTAAAAGAAGCGAGCACAGGGGAAAAGTCAATTGTGATCTCTTCACACAACCTAGTGGAACTTGAAGCGCTGATTGACCGTGTGCTTATTTTAAAAGGAAATCAAATCATCAAGGATTACACACTTGATCAAACAAAAGAAAAAATGAAAAAAGTCCAAATGGTTTTCTCTCAGAAAAAAATCCCTGCTATCGTGAAAGAAAATTGTAAGATTGTTCAAGTTCAAGGTCGAGTAGTCATTGGCATTTTCCCAGAGATCACAGAGTATCTGCAAGAAAAAATTGATAACGAACATCCCGTTTTATTTGAAGAACTACCTTTAAATTTAGAAGACTTGTTTGTCACTGAATTAACAGAAGAACTTGATTATAAATTATTTGACTAG
- a CDS encoding CPBP family intramembrane glutamic endopeptidase has product MNKDENTFVSYLTKIGEVALKVVLIALLILLIQLPLSFTVGYMQKGSSQDLLVPAFIFLGTAGLLCGVWLLYKKVSYDLPVQWTSKDIMKDIGLFFAMRILVALISIIFISGQTKNDTAIASFIPKDKSSLYFILFVLILMFVGPILEELVFRGILINLFFKDRFKWLAILVSGLVFSSMHLSDSIASFLLYFLMGAIFAFAYIRRRNIRDSILIHILNNMLAAYALLFLI; this is encoded by the coding sequence ATGAACAAAGATGAAAATACGTTTGTAAGCTATTTGACAAAGATTGGGGAAGTTGCACTAAAAGTGGTATTAATTGCATTATTAATTTTGTTGATTCAATTGCCTCTTAGTTTTACTGTAGGTTATATGCAGAAGGGTTCAAGTCAAGATCTGTTGGTTCCAGCCTTCATTTTCTTAGGAACAGCCGGTTTACTCTGTGGAGTTTGGCTTCTCTACAAGAAAGTTTCCTATGATTTGCCTGTTCAGTGGACAAGTAAAGATATTATGAAAGATATCGGGTTATTTTTTGCTATGAGAATTCTTGTTGCTCTTATATCGATTATTTTTATTTCTGGACAAACAAAAAACGATACTGCGATTGCTAGCTTTATCCCCAAAGACAAGAGTTCTTTGTATTTTATTTTATTTGTCCTCATTTTAATGTTTGTGGGGCCTATTTTAGAAGAATTAGTGTTTAGAGGGATTTTAATTAATTTATTCTTTAAAGACCGCTTCAAATGGTTGGCAATTTTAGTGTCAGGGCTTGTATTTTCTTCAATGCATTTGAGTGACAGTATCGCTTCCTTTTTACTGTATTTTCTAATGGGCGCAATTTTTGCTTTTGCCTACATAAGAAGACGCAACATCCGAGATTCTATTTTGATTCATATCTTGAATAATATGTTAGCAGCATATGCTTTGTTATTTCTTATCTAG
- a CDS encoding ASCH domain-containing protein, whose amino-acid sequence MTTIQNYWKTYASTHPSVQEEIPDAWMFGNGSEKMGNELGKLVVEGIKTATCSAHFLFEMEKEPLPKIGQYDIVLSGNHQPLAIIQTTSVEIVPMKNVSKDFAYAEGEGNRSYDYWYQEHKLFFTELLKEYGRAFTPDILLVCQQFKVVDVWNKFHVRG is encoded by the coding sequence TTGACTACAATCCAAAATTATTGGAAAACCTATGCCTCCACGCATCCCTCTGTTCAAGAGGAAATTCCAGATGCCTGGATGTTTGGCAATGGCTCAGAAAAAATGGGCAATGAGCTTGGGAAACTCGTCGTTGAAGGGATAAAAACGGCTACTTGCTCTGCGCACTTCTTATTCGAAATGGAGAAAGAACCGCTCCCAAAAATCGGTCAATATGACATTGTTTTATCTGGCAATCATCAACCTTTAGCAATTATTCAAACTACGTCAGTTGAAATCGTACCGATGAAAAACGTCTCAAAAGATTTTGCTTATGCCGAAGGTGAAGGAAATCGCAGTTATGACTACTGGTACCAAGAACACAAGCTATTTTTTACTGAACTGCTCAAAGAGTATGGTCGCGCCTTTACCCCCGATATCTTACTCGTCTGTCAACAATTTAAGGTTGTGGATGTATGGAATAAGTTCCATGTAAGAGGTTAG
- a CDS encoding ATP-dependent DNA helicase yields the protein MKKIDEKISAIDTNICQNIDKNQDNRGFLAQNILAQLRNFVEYISIKYYVNSISGDISGIPEDMYDEINQGLNFIKGNSKLYFLAKFHQMLQKSVSHYTMSEENSERLMLKYYEYLLKIKKNLKTDFNLNVLSNIDKFPVNLDNQLSDYYEKIVDKLEMTYVSEISEDRYYIQKTKPFFIDNEIYYEITFREANDKTSKFERNIAFTNQDILSNYAVKLSIKHDTVNMYGKHMPILIINNWEVSIRPCELNVFSQILNNFTQIQSNHNEYRRLMEFIKKSRFNILDILLLETSSYEKVKKYVTSKSKKVYLFKTLDTCREIILNNRPGCNVLRYLSYHFNNKIMKLQKNRYGNSCERLSNLRVEYGCIPFDEMPFVSSLLGHNPKIYDLLWCIDTNGREHELLARKIQINSQTNGKLYTSIDELESFEDIHLLIEKYNSNLYWKQRETREIGNVGKNYYIKGFEDDVINILEKLKEISKEGIENYENSVESWLNTGSYIIDCKDKKEILKTMFSNSKVSLIYGAAGTGKSTMINHASNFFGLQKKLLLANTNPAVDNLKRKVSAPNCEFKTIAKYLYSKEKQDCDLLIIDECSTVSNSDMIKILSKADFKLLILVGDIYQIESITFGNWFKLAKTNVSRTSVFELTEPYRTKDKPLLNLWTKVRKNEDDLIEYLTANNYSVRLDESVFLTDDLDEIILCLNYDGLYGINNINCFLQSNNPNKLVNWGVVSYKIGDPVLFNETSRFSPVLFNNLKGKISNIEKLDTGIIFDIEIETVINEIDIVDLDLELISSTQNSSIVRLSVYKYPNMSDNDNDSDDTVVPFQIAYAISIHKAQGLEFNSVKLIITDEIDELITHNILYTAITRTKKNLKIYWTPETEKKVIEHIRIDESRKDESILKRKLK from the coding sequence ATGAAAAAAATCGATGAGAAGATATCAGCTATTGATACAAACATATGCCAAAATATTGATAAAAATCAAGATAATAGAGGTTTTTTAGCACAAAATATATTGGCTCAATTAAGAAATTTTGTAGAATATATATCAATTAAATACTATGTTAATTCGATTAGTGGAGACATAAGTGGTATTCCAGAGGATATGTACGATGAAATTAACCAGGGATTAAACTTTATCAAAGGTAATTCTAAATTATATTTCTTAGCTAAATTCCACCAAATGCTTCAAAAATCTGTTTCACATTACACTATGAGTGAAGAAAACTCTGAACGTTTAATGTTAAAGTATTATGAATACCTTTTGAAAATAAAGAAAAATTTGAAAACAGATTTTAATTTAAATGTTCTTTCGAATATTGATAAGTTTCCAGTTAATTTAGATAATCAGTTGAGTGATTATTATGAAAAAATAGTTGATAAATTAGAAATGACATATGTCTCTGAAATATCTGAGGATAGATACTATATACAGAAGACAAAACCTTTTTTTATTGACAATGAAATTTACTATGAAATTACATTTAGGGAAGCAAATGACAAAACAAGTAAATTTGAAAGAAATATTGCGTTCACTAACCAAGACATCCTATCAAATTATGCTGTGAAATTATCAATTAAGCATGACACAGTAAATATGTATGGTAAACATATGCCAATTCTTATTATTAATAACTGGGAAGTTTCCATTCGTCCATGCGAATTAAATGTTTTTTCACAAATTTTAAATAATTTCACGCAAATTCAATCAAATCATAATGAATACAGAAGGTTAATGGAATTCATAAAAAAAAGTAGATTTAATATATTAGATATTCTTTTATTAGAGACGAGTAGTTACGAAAAAGTAAAAAAATATGTGACTTCCAAATCAAAAAAAGTCTATTTATTTAAAACACTTGATACATGTAGAGAAATCATCCTTAATAATCGTCCTGGTTGTAATGTGTTAAGATATCTATCCTACCATTTCAATAACAAAATTATGAAGTTGCAAAAAAATAGGTATGGAAATTCTTGTGAAAGATTATCAAATTTGAGAGTAGAATATGGATGTATACCTTTTGATGAAATGCCATTTGTCAGTTCACTATTGGGTCATAATCCTAAGATATATGATTTATTATGGTGCATAGATACAAATGGTAGAGAACATGAGCTATTAGCTAGAAAAATTCAAATCAATTCTCAAACTAATGGTAAACTATACACTTCAATCGATGAACTTGAATCTTTTGAAGATATCCATTTGTTGATAGAGAAGTATAATTCCAATCTATATTGGAAGCAAAGGGAAACTAGAGAAATAGGCAATGTTGGAAAAAACTACTATATCAAAGGTTTTGAAGATGATGTTATTAATATATTAGAGAAATTAAAAGAAATTTCGAAAGAAGGAATAGAGAATTATGAAAACTCAGTTGAATCTTGGCTAAACACAGGAAGCTACATTATTGATTGTAAGGATAAAAAGGAAATTTTGAAGACGATGTTTTCTAATTCTAAGGTATCTTTAATTTATGGTGCAGCAGGTACAGGGAAATCAACAATGATTAACCATGCTAGTAATTTTTTTGGACTTCAAAAAAAATTACTTTTAGCTAATACAAATCCGGCAGTGGATAATCTGAAAAGGAAAGTTTCTGCTCCTAATTGTGAATTTAAAACTATTGCAAAATATTTATACAGCAAAGAGAAACAAGATTGTGATTTGTTGATAATAGACGAGTGTAGTACTGTCAGTAATTCTGATATGATTAAAATTTTATCAAAGGCAGACTTTAAATTGTTAATCCTTGTAGGTGATATTTATCAAATTGAATCAATTACTTTTGGAAACTGGTTTAAATTGGCAAAGACTAATGTGTCAAGAACGTCTGTGTTTGAATTGACAGAACCCTATAGAACAAAAGATAAGCCTTTATTAAACTTATGGACAAAAGTAAGAAAAAATGAAGATGATTTGATTGAATATCTAACTGCGAATAATTACTCTGTTAGACTAGATGAAAGTGTATTTTTAACTGATGATTTAGATGAAATAATTTTGTGTTTAAATTATGATGGTTTATACGGAATAAATAATATTAATTGTTTTCTGCAAAGCAATAACCCTAATAAATTAGTGAATTGGGGAGTTGTATCATATAAAATTGGTGACCCTGTGCTATTTAATGAAACATCAAGATTTTCTCCAGTACTGTTCAATAATTTAAAAGGTAAAATTTCTAATATTGAGAAATTAGATACTGGAATTATTTTTGATATTGAAATAGAAACGGTAATTAACGAGATTGATATTGTAGATTTAGATTTGGAATTGATTTCATCAACCCAAAATAGCTCAATAGTTCGATTAAGTGTTTATAAGTATCCAAATATGAGTGATAATGATAATGATAGTGATGATACAGTTGTTCCATTCCAAATAGCTTATGCTATTTCTATTCATAAAGCTCAAGGCTTAGAATTTAATTCGGTAAAATTAATAATAACTGACGAAATTGACGAATTAATAACGCATAATATTTTGTATACAGCTATTACAAGGACTAAAAAGAATTTAAAAATATATTGGACTCCAGAAACAGAAAAGAAAGTAATAGAACATATTAGGATAGACGAGAGTAGAAAAGATGAATCGATTTTGAAAAGAAAATTAAAGTAG
- a CDS encoding protein kinase family protein, producing MNIDYILDENVKFLMSFSNKEIGQLTEERLYENVADDRLRFCFAVFQNQFNSLFSLLNKKANYNNHFNADPSRELIALIEKYEEFEYSLSKTHDAFKIMDDYVEAMRFIQPHLSNSGGSPIPEDYQLLNIVKYEPIIFFEKKIEIVKENNRLYSSLKLVNSGSYAMVYKFKDTFYNQIFALKRARKELTSTELLRLKKEFENMRNMDSLYVLKVYKYNDDANEFIMEYVKQTLKEYIDSNNTKLQLFERKRLVTQLFNAFKYIHSKRIFHRDISLSNILVKEYDDKTVILKVCDFGYLKESDSTLTRQNTEFQGSLNDPQLKIMGADKYTIQHEIYALTQVIFYIMTGRKNVNSNKNKEVEKFIYFGMNADLSKRVKTLEELKKIFLKIDWGK from the coding sequence ATGAATATAGACTATATTCTAGATGAAAATGTTAAATTTTTAATGAGCTTTTCTAATAAGGAAATTGGACAATTAACGGAAGAACGGTTATATGAAAATGTAGCAGATGACCGCCTAAGATTTTGTTTCGCAGTATTTCAAAATCAGTTTAATTCTCTATTTTCTTTATTGAATAAAAAGGCAAATTATAATAATCATTTTAATGCAGACCCTAGTAGAGAATTGATAGCATTAATTGAGAAATATGAAGAGTTTGAATATTCTTTATCTAAAACACATGATGCTTTTAAAATAATGGATGATTATGTAGAGGCGATGCGATTTATTCAACCACATCTTAGTAATTCTGGTGGGTCACCTATTCCAGAAGATTATCAGTTATTAAACATAGTTAAATATGAACCAATTATTTTTTTTGAAAAGAAAATTGAAATTGTAAAGGAGAATAACCGTTTATACTCTTCTTTAAAATTGGTCAATTCAGGTTCTTATGCAATGGTTTATAAATTTAAGGATACTTTTTATAATCAAATTTTTGCTTTAAAAAGAGCAAGAAAAGAACTAACATCTACTGAGTTACTACGATTAAAAAAAGAGTTTGAAAATATGAGAAATATGGATTCTTTATATGTTTTGAAAGTTTATAAATATAATGATGATGCGAATGAATTTATTATGGAATATGTGAAACAAACTCTTAAAGAGTATATTGATTCGAACAACACAAAATTACAATTATTTGAAAGAAAAAGGTTGGTTACTCAATTATTTAATGCTTTTAAATACATTCATTCTAAAAGGATTTTTCATAGAGATATTTCACTGAGCAATATATTAGTAAAGGAATACGATGACAAAACCGTTATCTTAAAAGTCTGTGATTTTGGCTACCTTAAAGAATCTGATAGTACATTGACTCGCCAAAATACTGAATTTCAGGGTAGTTTGAATGACCCACAGTTAAAAATTATGGGCGCGGATAAATACACTATTCAACATGAGATTTATGCGTTAACTCAGGTGATTTTTTATATAATGACTGGAAGAAAGAATGTGAATAGTAATAAAAATAAAGAAGTAGAGAAGTTCATTTATTTTGGTATGAATGCAGATTTATCTAAAAGAGTAAAAACTTTAGAGGAATTGAAAAAAATATTTTTGAAAATAGATTGGGGTAAATAA
- a CDS encoding metal-sulfur cluster assembly factor, whose protein sequence is MSEENEMNQAVEATKEKILTALETVIDPELGIDIVNLGLIYEVELDEAGKCTIKMTLTTMGCPLADVLTEQIHEALSDVPEVVEPEVKLVWYPAWTTDRMSRYARIALGIR, encoded by the coding sequence ATGTCCGAAGAAAACGAGATGAACCAAGCCGTCGAAGCAACCAAAGAAAAAATCCTAACTGCACTAGAAACTGTCATCGATCCTGAACTGGGCATTGACATTGTAAATCTAGGTTTAATATACGAAGTAGAATTAGATGAAGCTGGAAAATGCACCATCAAGATGACCCTAACCACAATGGGTTGTCCCTTAGCAGATGTATTGACAGAGCAAATCCACGAAGCTTTAAGTGACGTGCCAGAAGTCGTGGAGCCAGAAGTTAAACTTGTTTGGTACCCGGCATGGACGACAGATCGAATGAGCCGTTATGCAAGAATTGCATTAGGGATTCGTTAA